A region from the Pelobates fuscus isolate aPelFus1 chromosome 3, aPelFus1.pri, whole genome shotgun sequence genome encodes:
- the LOC134601879 gene encoding uncharacterized protein LOC134601879 — MSASLPSHNIKKGLSLPLSSADPESQRTSHRRGRCLDYCLVISLVVLTMAVGSLCALYFVWEKPSLGYQIREIKDPQKSSAHLVAKNVLLQNTTMEWNPKGVGDMLVGTGFKDAPEELKVTRSGLYYIYSQMKLRCVDIDECKKTGSVSVTVLKNGNKDEPLLELNVQISESSKNVIPTSFSGRLKYLSSGDRLSSHLWTDQEHEDWHLDAKENNFLGLFWVSDISGMGLSH, encoded by the exons ATGTCAGCAAGTCTACCATCgcataatataaaaaaaggtcTATCCTTACCTTTAAG CTCAGCGGACCCAGAAAGCCAAAGAACCTCACACAGGAGGGGCCGCTGCCTGGATTACTGCCTTGTGATCTCTCTTGTGGTGCTGACCATGGCGGTAGGATCACTATGTGCCCTGTATTTTGTTTGGGAGAAACCCAGTCTGGGCTATCAAATAAGGGAAATCAAAGACCCACAG aaaAGCAGTGCTCATCTTGTGGCTAAAAATG TTCTCTTACAAAACACAACCATGGAATGGAATCCTAAAGGAGTTGGAGATATGTTAGTCGGAACCGGTTTTAAGGACGCTCCTGAAGAGTTAAAGGTTACCAGATCCGGCCTTTATTACATCTACTCCCAGATGAAGTTGAGATGTGTAGACATAGATGAATGCAAAAAGACAGGATCCGTGTCCGTCACTGTACTGAAAAATGGAAATAAGGATGAACCTCTCCTGGAGCTCAATGTCCAAATCTCGGAATCATCCAAGAATGTCATCCCTACTTCTTTCTCCGGGCGTTTAAAATATCTGTCTAGTGGTGATCGCCTGAGCTCCCATCTCTGGACTGACCAGGAACATGAAGATTGGCATTTGGATGCGAAGGAAAACAACTTTCTAGGACTCTTCTGGGTCAGTGACATAAGTGGTATGGGACTCTCCCATTGA